From Nitrososphaerota archaeon, one genomic window encodes:
- a CDS encoding purple acid phosphatase, with translation MRIRAIKLTRTKFIIIVVVLLISILSVIAAVLISTPSPTSGYTTTIISTNTTSTIMTSSTTIPIVNTTTNAVTSSSATTLTHTSTNESSTTARSSNKTSSHTTVSTSITTITTNSSVTTTTTSNQTSVTTSSRSNTTTSTRSSNSSVVSSSTKNTTTTTTTTRTSSVPSPQPPLSIHLSTEGDPSVTVSVVWKTGGTTNSSVVEYGTSAEYSSQAMGSAYTYPGSAGVLHRVRMYGLTPGTTYHYRVGDPVGGWSADHTFRTAPVDGRNFTFTAIADQGTTKYSVKNVEMASTLNSSFNLIAGDLSYSTGSQGTWDKWFNIIEPMASNALYLPSIGNHEIDANVGGNLSLYLNQFVLPGNEQWYSFNWGNAHFVSLYVSPYAEGTAPQYAWLAQDLEAASKNPRINWIIVYLHFPPYSSGRYANLLSLRSNLTPILDLYHVDVVLTGHDHNYQRTYPIYNGTQTSNAFDRYVDPKGTIYAVTGGGGESLYQFSQPAPTWSAQRAAVYEFVKISIEGNRLHYQAIKTEDGMVLDEFYITKSVS, from the coding sequence TTGAGAATCAGAGCCATTAAGCTGACGCGAACCAAGTTCATCATTATAGTGGTCGTTCTTCTAATCTCAATACTCTCAGTTATCGCGGCCGTTTTAATTTCGACTCCTTCACCAACGTCAGGCTATACTACAACGATCATCTCAACAAACACCACCAGCACCATAATGACCTCATCAACAACCATACCTATAGTCAACACCACCACCAACGCAGTAACTTCGTCATCAGCAACAACGCTTACTCACACAAGCACCAATGAATCTAGTACAACTGCACGTAGTAGCAACAAGACAAGCAGTCACACCACGGTAAGTACCAGCATCACAACTATAACCACTAATAGCAGCGTCACTACAACCACGACAAGCAATCAGACCAGCGTAACTACTAGCAGCCGAAGCAACACAACAACCAGCACCCGTAGCAGCAATAGCAGCGTAGTATCCTCTTCGACAAAGAATACGACAACCACAACAACTACGACTAGAACCTCTTCCGTTCCTTCCCCCCAACCTCCTTTATCTATTCATCTTTCCACAGAGGGTGATCCTTCTGTAACCGTTTCGGTGGTCTGGAAGACTGGCGGCACTACAAACAGTAGTGTTGTAGAGTACGGCACCAGTGCTGAATATAGCTCGCAGGCTATGGGTAGCGCATATACGTACCCGGGTTCTGCAGGAGTTTTGCACCGGGTGCGGATGTACGGGCTGACGCCCGGAACCACTTACCATTACAGGGTCGGCGACCCGGTTGGAGGTTGGAGCGCGGATCATACTTTTCGGACTGCACCTGTCGATGGGCGTAACTTTACGTTTACAGCTATTGCTGATCAGGGAACGACGAAGTATAGTGTTAAGAATGTAGAGATGGCTTCAACCCTAAATTCTTCTTTCAATCTTATCGCAGGAGATTTGTCTTACTCCACAGGATCACAGGGAACTTGGGACAAGTGGTTCAACATAATAGAACCTATGGCATCAAATGCTCTCTATCTTCCAAGCATAGGCAACCATGAAATTGATGCGAATGTAGGGGGGAATCTAAGCCTATATCTTAACCAGTTCGTGCTTCCGGGGAATGAGCAGTGGTACTCGTTTAACTGGGGGAACGCTCATTTCGTGTCCCTCTATGTTTCTCCATACGCTGAAGGCACGGCGCCACAGTATGCTTGGCTTGCCCAGGATCTTGAGGCTGCCTCTAAGAATCCCCGGATTAACTGGATAATAGTGTATCTGCATTTTCCGCCTTACAGTTCAGGACGCTACGCCAACTTACTCTCGTTGAGATCGAATTTAACCCCCATCCTGGATCTTTACCATGTCGATGTTGTGCTCACCGGCCACGACCACAACTATCAACGCACATACCCAATATACAACGGCACCCAAACCTCGAACGCCTTCGACAGGTACGTTGACCCTAAAGGCACCATCTACGCGGTGACAGGCGGCGGCGGAGAAAGTCTCTACCAGTTCAGCCAGCCTGCGCCAACATGGTCTGCACAG